The Humulus lupulus chromosome 3, drHumLupu1.1, whole genome shotgun sequence genome window below encodes:
- the LOC133824710 gene encoding NAC domain-containing protein 87-like, which produces MEEGCVAASKGGSSSVEDRDLIDLPPGFRFHPTDEEIITCYLTEKVMNSNFVASAIGDADLNKCEPWDLPKRAKMGEKEWYFFCQRDRKYPTGMRTNRATESGYWKATGKDKEIFKGNIKGSSSSSSSSSSCLVGMKKTLVFYKGRAPKGEKSNWVMHEYRLEGKFSYYNLPKSAKDEWVVCRVFHKNMGNNNNINKKMNNFSPNIIPHGLLRINSLGVDDMLDCSNSLPPLTDDPPPYNPTTTTNTTTTTNYANDNHFRQTTSNYFYYSPSQQNPANISSFYSQHMMIPVQNSLPYNNTNFFQGNNNNNNPNLGYDHHHRLDHCKVEQFSNNMSNHESLVSVSQDDTGLSTDNMNNNTTEISSVVSHKQADHMENSTATNTPSFHVGLISGFDDQDAVFWDGL; this is translated from the exons ATGGAAGAAGGTTGTGTGGCTGCGAGCAAAGGTGGATCGTCGTCGGTTGAAGATCGGGACCTGATCGATCTGCCGCCGGGGTTCCGATTTCATCCCACGGACGAAGAGATCATTACTTGTTATCTCACCGAGAAAGTCATGAACAGTAACTTCGTCGCTAGTGCCATTGGCGATGCTGATTTGAATAAGTGCGAGCCTTGGGACTTGCCCA AGAGAGCGAAGATGGGTGAGAAGGAGTGGTACTTCTTCTGCCAAAGAGACCGGAAGTACCCCACCGGAATGAGAACCAACCGGGCGACGGAGTCCGGCTACTGGAAGGCCACCGGGAAAGATAAGGAGATTTTTAAAGGGAACATTAAagggtcttcttcttcttcttcgtcttcttcttcgtGCCTTGTTGGGATGAAGAAGACTCTGGTGTTTTACAAGGGAAGAGCCCCAAAAGGAGAGAAGTCTAACTGGGTCATGCATGAATACCGTCTCGAAGGAAAATTCTCTTACTACAATCTTCCAAAATCTGCTAAG gatGAATGGGTTGTGTGCCGAGTTTTCCACAAGAACATGGgaaacaacaacaacatcaaCAAGAAAATGAATAATTTCAGCCCAAATATTATTCCTCATGGCTTGTTGAGAATCAACTCTCTTGGAGTTGATGACATGTTGGACTGTTCAAATTCACTCCCACCTCTCACCGATGACCCTCCGCCGTACAatcccaccaccaccaccaacaccaccaccaccaccaactACGCAAACGACAACCATTTCAGACAAACGACATCTAACTACTTCTACTACTCACCATCCCAACAAAACCCGGCCAATATTTCTAGCTTCTACTCTCAACACATGATGATCCCAGTCCAAAACTCCTTACCCTACAACAACACCAATTTCTTTCAAGGAAATAACAATAACAACAATCCCAATCTGGGTTATGATCATCATCATCGTCTGGACCATTGCAAGGTGGAGCAATTCTCTAATAACATGTCTAATCACGAGTCACTGGTTAGCGTGTCTCAGGATGATACTGGTCTGAGTACGGACAACATGAACAATAACACGACAGAGATTTCTTCTGTCGTTTCTCACAAGCAAGCTGATCATATGGAGAACAGTACTGCTACTAATACGCCGTCGTTTCATGTTGGACTCATCTCGGGATTTGACGATCAAGATGCTGTGTTCTGGGATGGCTTGTGA